Proteins encoded within one genomic window of Streptomyces sp. NBC_01314:
- a CDS encoding ArsR/SmtB family transcription factor, whose translation MPERHALSPVSGAHLRAPDSARLAEATGVFAMLSDATRLHLLWLLAQGESDVGSLADRCEASRTAVSQHLAKLRLAGLVDTRREGRHIHYSLADGHLRRLVVEALSHADHRVSGQAPHD comes from the coding sequence ATGCCTGAACGCCACGCCCTGTCACCTGTGTCCGGTGCGCATCTGCGCGCCCCCGACAGCGCGCGGCTCGCCGAGGCGACCGGAGTGTTCGCGATGCTCTCCGACGCCACCCGGCTGCATCTGCTGTGGCTGCTCGCGCAGGGAGAGTCGGACGTCGGCTCACTGGCCGACCGCTGCGAGGCGTCCCGCACGGCGGTCAGCCAGCATCTGGCGAAGCTGCGGCTCGCCGGGCTCGTGGACACCCGCCGGGAGGGGCGTCACATCCACTACAGCCTCGCCGACGGGCATCTGCGGCGCCTGGTCGTGGAAGCGCTCAGCCACGCGGACCACCGGGTCAGCGGGCAGGCACCGCACGACTGA